From the Solea solea chromosome 7, fSolSol10.1, whole genome shotgun sequence genome, the window TactttcacttctttctttGTGCAAATGCACagaaatctcatcatttaatgtTCCCCGGgttaaagtgcttgttttggtATTTTACGTGTGGTTATTGTATGAGTTCACTTTCACTCAAACCATGGCTGTTAGTAAACCACGTAACAATAGTCTGATTAAAGTCTAAGTTTATGTGAAAGACATTTTAACAATAGTTCTGCTCCTCTGTCGCTTCATTAAACAAAGTTTCTCTGTAGACTTTGGTTTGGCAGAGTGAGTAGTTTACAGAAAACATCAGTGTGATTTTTACATCCATCTATCAATAAAGGAGTAAATAACGAATATTAATACAATAGTTGgcaaatgtacatcttatagtTGTCGTATTGAACAAGTGACTGAATATGAAGTAGTAACGAGGATATTTGATGTCATTTCTCCTTGGACTCAGTGTTGGCGTCACCTCACGGATCAAAGAACTCCTAATGAAGCAACATCACATTGCAGATGGTCTGACATTAGCTGCTCCTTAAATAACTGTTAACTCTTAAATAACACCTACACCCCAACGTGATTTCAAATAAATTTAATCCTAAAATTTGCTCCGGGGGACTGGACATGACATACACGTCAGTGGACATTAGAATAATTGAATGGAAGTTCATTAATGTGTGAAATGATGTCCTTATTCCCACTCTCTGTGATTGTCTTGTCTCTTAAAAGtgatcattgttttgtttttttgtctcttagaTTGCACTTTTTTCCGCGGCCGCTGTGCAGAGGTCTTTGTGCGTGGACAGTGTGTGGGACGTCTGGGAGTCCTCCATCCTGACGTCATCACCCGCTTCGAGCTGACGCTGCCCTGCTCGGCCCTGGAGATGGACATCGAACCATTCCTGTGATTTCACCTTCTTCTTAAACTTCCACATAAAATGCACATTCAATTATACACTTTGTGCTGCGGCTGCAATTGTTAATTGATCATTATGTTCATCACTGATTAATCtgccaattattttctcaattgatcaatttgttgtttggtccataaaatggtgaaaatggtGAATCAGTATCCGTCAAACTtgtcaaacgtcttgttttgagCTCAAAGCAAAgattcagatttttttgtttctttgtcatggaaaaaaaaccaaaaacaaattgatcatcaaaatagtttggCAATAAATGTGGTCATTGATTcataatcatttaatcattatagcactagtgtgtgtgtgtgcgtgtgtgtgcatctagccagtgtgtgttttttaatcagtgaCACGTTTGTTTCTACTAAAGTCAGAagaattaaaaatgaacaagtctcctttgtgtttgtgatgtgtgtgtgtgtgtgtgtgtgtgtgtgtgtgtgtgtgtgtgtgtgtgtgtgtgtgtgtgtgtgtgtgtgtgtgtgtgtgtgtgtgtgtgtgtgtgtgtgtgtgtgtgtgtgtgtgtgtgtgtgtgtgtgtgtgtgtgtgtgtgtgtgtgtgtgtgtgtgtgtgtgtgtgggcttgtACTTGCATGCCTGGGCTTCATTTAGCTTTCTTGTGCCCTGGGGTAAGTGCATGCTGATTACCCTCAGTGACTGATAACCTGTTGGTTCTTCCAGTGGCGACTCTGCAGAAATCCTTCTCACACACGACGTCCCGATGCAGGAAGTCATCGTGCACAACTTCCCCATGCAGATGGCAGCCCGCCCAGCGCCGGCCTCCTGCCCGGCGCCGGCCTCCCACCCAGCTTCTACCAAAACTGTGTTTGGTGACGTGAGCACGCCGGCCGGCCTCAAAGCGCTCAATGATTTTCTAGCAGATAAAAGTTACATGGAGGGCTTCACAGCCTCTCAGGCTGACGTGTCCGTGTTCGACGCCGTCCCCTCTGCTCCCTCTGGGAGCTTGTGTCACCTCGTTCGCTGGTACAAACACGTCCAGTCCTTCCAGAGAGAGCGAGCTCACCTCCCATCAGCCACCTCTCAGTTTGTCCTCCCAGCGGATCTCTCCAGCGACGTCTCGAGCGGCGACGACGACATTGACCTGTTTGGCTCGGACGACGAGGCGGAGAGCGCAGAGGCGGCCAAACTCAAGGAGCAGCGGCTCGCTGAGTACGCCGCAAGGAAGTCCAAGAAGCCAGCTCTCGTAGCCAAGTCCTCAATCCTGTTAGACGTGAAGCCCTGGGACGATGAGACGGACATGGCCAAGTTGGAGGAGTGCGTCCGCAGCGTCCGCATGGACGGACTGCTGTGGGGGCGGGCCAAGCTGGTGCCCGTGGGCTACGGCATCAAGAAGCTGCAGATAGGATGTGTGGTGGAGGACGACAAGGTGGGCACGGATCTGCTGGAGGAAGCCATCACCGGCTTTGAGGACTGGGTTCAGTCTGTGGACGTGGCTGCTTTCAACAAGATCTGAGTCGCACAGGACTGAGTTCCCTGGTTTCATTTGAGACTCTCAGGTGATACACAGTGAAGTATCTGCCTCTGTACAGAACCACAAGGAGTTTGAAGTGAAACAATCAGGATGTAGTTCAAGTGTGGACTCTCATCTTTAATTTGAGGGATTGAACAAAAGAATCTATTTTAGACTTTATTTTCAGGGGCTCAGAAACAACTGGACAGACTTCCATCATGATCAATACAAGGCTTGTTTTAATACTTGGTTTAAAACCTTGTTCCTGGAGACTGGAGACCATGGACATCAGCGTATCAGCGAGTTTCCTCATTGTCAGTAACGACACAATAACCAAAGCTCAGGCCTTTCATTTCAATCCTTTTATACAAGGAAACATCAAATAAAACCATTGTCACGTTCCACGATTGACCTGTTTTATGTCCTGCACTGTGTTTTActggttaaaggtccagtgagtgaCATTCATCAGTCATTCTGGTGTGAATGAAATGAAGTAGATGACTGCCAGCTCTGTAGCGCCCCCTGTCCCCCACAGGTCCATGAGAACCCTCCGCAGTTCATTCAAAGGCAAACAGTCGCAGccagtaaataataatgaagtCAGACAGGCGCTGCAGCATTCCTGCAAACCATACTGTGGCAAAAAGGAAGGTGACCTGATGACGAGTGGTCACATGACACGTTCTAACGTCTTTACGCCTCAGAGGGCGAGGACAGCGGCGAGTGAAAGGAAGTTTCAGTTAAACTGGTTTTTGATCCTTGTGTCCCGATGTTCAGTGAGAAAGTTGTTAAAGCCTTAATTACACAAATCAAATACAGACAAGTGAGTCATAGAAaggcttttatttgttttgggcTCAGTTACAGGTCAGTCCTGTGAATCATTCCCACTGagaacaaaaactaaagaaccTGCTCCACATTAAAAGGATACTTCATGATTATTCATGATTATTCATGATTTCTGAAGTGCAGCTGTATGAGTTACagatgctgcgttccatttctCATCGGAACTCGGAATTTCTGAGGTCACGCGATGCTGAACCTTGGATTTAAGACTTGGAGCAAACGCACATGTTTTACCGTCGGTGTCGTTTTTGTTTCCCAGTAAATGAGTCGTACACAAAGTGCTGTTGAATCTTTCTCTTTATAACGATGGCTAACCCAGGATACATGAGGTCACTTCAGAGTTGACATGTAAATGGACGCAGCGTGGAAACATGGCAGCCAGCGGGAACATCTACTTACATCGATGATCTAAAGAGTGTGTTTGCTGCGCGAAGTGAACTTTGTAAACCTCACACATCTGAtcttctctctggactttggtgcaggagagtgagcgacCAGTCAGAAcagagtgagataaagtgggAACATGGATGAGGATTTTGTGAAGAAGCCTCGTTTGTCGTGTTTAAACTCATACGAACACACTTCATGattacattcaaaataaatacgATAAGATCCTAGCAACTTAGCGTGACGAGGTCATAGCAGCCCCAGCAGCATGAACAATCTATTGACCAATATAGTATTTACAAGTCCTACTGATGTGTATGTAGCAAACTTATATGGAACTTCaatttctctcctcctcctggcGCTGTCGTCACCCTTTGGCACCCTGTACCATGAATATAACACCTGCAAACTCAGCGCTTTCACTATCTGTCGAGTCCCAATTAAAGCTGCGACTCCCAACAGGAAGCGGGCCACGCCCACTGCCAGTGCATGGACTGTTAGTGTGGGCAGAGGAACAGGTAACAGGTTCCTCTGAGGCTCAAAGGTTTGTCCCAGCTGCTCATTCACCCAGTAACCCACAAAACATCCAGCTCCTGCACCCAGAATGGTGGTAGTGTCTCCCCGTGTGGTGCTGTAGTGGCCCAGCTCTGGGTATGTGTAGCTGAGGAAGAGGGGCAGTACCAACGCCACCACGGGGGAAATGTTGCTGGTCAGCTGAAAGCGGTCAAAGGTTTCCCAGTAAGGATACGTGAGGAGCATGAGGAAACCCGAGATGAACGCGCCACAGATCACATCCTGAGAGAAGGGACAGAAGGACAGCGCTTTTTAATCAAGGACACGTCGTTCTAATACTTCTGAAAGTGTCTGTCCACTAAATATAATGCTGCCACCAGTGGTGTGTCAAGGGACTCTGGGGACTCTGGGGGCTCGAGGCGTACACCATAGCAAGGGGCGTCAAACTCAatcataatttaattaaataaagaaacaaatcaaacatcacatttgaaatgaaacgtGTGTCATATCAAGATAAATAAGTGATGCAAAGTCAACTTTAATATTCTCAGAACGGTCAGACTACTGTTTCAAAACTATATACCAGCAATTCCCAAACTGTGGACTATGATGGTACATTTGATCCTGAATGTCAATGGAATGATTTCCCATTGACATCAGCAGTGAAGTCTCACCCGAGttcctctgctgtatttcagtagaaGGGCACATACAGGCCTGTAGTCACATGTTTCTTAGTGAATAATTAGCTGTACTTAAACTTTAAAAGACCTATAAAGGGAGGGGCTGAGAGCCCTTACACCCCCCCTTTGGTTCCTGACAGACATTTGTGGACAAATGTAATTAGCCTTACACTCTTGGACCCAGGGGAGTTGCAACACTCCTGGTGTCGAGCAGCTGTGTGTTCAGATAAACTAGATCAATGGAAAGTGTGAGGCTGATTCCAGCGACACACATTCAGAGCTGTGCTGAGACTTgactgaaaacagagaaaaactcTGTTGGCTTCTTCGTCGATTTATTCACCGAGAAATGgacatttgtgttgctgtgtaaaTCACTGTGTGACTTTAAATCACTTAACACAGGAGTTCTTCatcgactgctgcctccatcagtaaattcaaattagttatttttagtgctgtcaaaccattcaaacatttaatcacgattaatcgcattaatgtcatagttaactcgtgattaatcacacattttatctattgtaaatgtcccttgatttctttgtgtctcattttaatgctcttatgaTAAATCTgataaatccatccatcttctatcgctttatcctccacatgaggggaagctgtgccagtctcagctgacacagggggcggggtcacaccctggtcAGAgttagacgtgtgtgtgtgtgtgtgtgtgtgtgtgtgtgtggagactcTCTCACCAACACTGAGTGCATGCCAGTGTAGATCCGGCTCAGACACACCAACGATGACAGCGTCGCCGCCATCAGCAGACCCACCTCGAACTGAAACTGGgtcagaaaaacacagtcagtTCACAAGAGTCCGTTTACACGTTACTTTCACAGACAGGAGAATATCGTGAGACATTAATGACAATATTTCCAGATCTCTGCTCAGACTCTTGACAACTTGCTTCACTGGAGACGCTGGAATCAAACACACTGATCCCAGAGTGCAGCAGTGACTGAAGCTCTGCTGTTTACACGGCCACACGATGGATGAATATCgtcttatatatattataaatgtgcCTTTAAACCTTCCAGTGACAGCAGCGCGTTCTTCAGCCCAGAGACTCCAGAGCAGAgggtcacaaagccagattgggtccatttgtttccctccagtgACTGTGCAGTGAGATGGAGATGGTCTGGAAGGACAATCCACTGAGATCCTCTGATCTCAGTGGATttacagtgaactctgacaggtgaCAGGTCATTTTCATTTCTGCATCTTTCATAGAAACTTGTGACGtctatgattattgttatttgtcttTAATCTAGTGTGACGGTCAAGTTTCTCCTGAGCTTCTCTTTCAGACACTGATCACATGACAAAGATCAAACTCATGCTGTCATCTGTCACATGCTCCTCAAATTCTTAACATTCCTCAGTGCAGGAACAAAAAGTGGTTCCTTAGTCTGTGACTGAGCCGTGATCATTAGTCATAGCAGACATGGAACTCCCTCTTTGCCTTCTTTTATTCCACGACTGTCTCCatcctctctcccctccctcctttaCCTATGGCGGCaggtctctcccccccccctcatttCAATAACAGTGAGAAGAGGGGCCTTGTGTATTCATTCACCTCCTccgcccctcccctcccctcctctcctctctcctcccctctgtctttTCCTGTCCTTTGCAGCTGGAAGTCTATTCACTGGTAGTTCATgaagagagttttttttttcttttttatgaatgGCCACAAAGGATGCCAGGGACAGGAGGAAAGGGTGGGGGGGGTCATGCTGTGATTGACtgtcatgacctctgacctgctctGAGAACAGGGCGAGTGGCCCCGGGGCCTCGTGTCACAGCCTGCTACTTATTTACGGCCGTGCGCTCTTTTCATTGGGTGGAATCTTTGAGGAATTCCAGACTCTACTGTAAACGGACGTCTCACGGTTTTTCTGTGACCTTGAGAGAAGCCGAGTTTAAAGCTGACGTGATGTGACAGCTGTCCAGACCATAAACTGCTGCATTCATCACAGACGCCGCCTTTGATTGAGCCGCTGAGCGTTTTATTGACTCACTGACTGAGTGTGAGAGATAAAGAGACGTGGACTGACAGTCATTAACAGCACATCCACTGACGCTGACTGATGGCGACTGCTGGCCACGCCCCTCCCCGCCCATTGTCCAGCGGCTCAGTCGAGGCTCGGTGATGGACGGCGGAGCCACTCCCTTCATCCCACTGAGCGGCCTGTGAGAGCCTCACTCACTGACAGAAGCTTCTTCATGAACACTGACTAACTCAACACGTACTCgtgctttttaatgttattgttattaataataataataataataataataataataataataatttacagtCAGTTCTTCCCTTTAAAAACAGTGAATATTACACTGATAAAGACATGATTATTTGAACATACTGTCACTGTCATCACAACACTTCAGGCTGATGTTGtgcagggttgccaggtctgtgtAACACAATCCAGTccaacagcaacaaaaccaaAGAACAACTATTTGAACACATAAATCGTTCAGTTGTCAAATGTGTTCGTCTACAACGACGACACTAAcagttatttcattatttatataatatatttataataagtTCCTAAAATGGCcatgtttcagtgtttgatgtttCTGCTTTCTCGACCCTTCGCCCTTTTCCAGTGACTGTTCGTCATATGCGTTCAAATGGCTGTGATTGTATCAGCTGAACTAGTGtgatatacacatacatatatacttacACAGTTTCTGACATATTTGACCTAAcaaggtaaacaaaaaaacatttctttaacaaaatgaaagtgaaatccTGTAAATGAACTAAATAGTTGACAAATAATTTGAGAAAAGCCGTCACTGTGAGATCACACACCAGGGGGCGCTCTAACGAGAACAGTGATGAATGGAATTGATGAAGTCAGGTTTAATCGGGTGCAGATATTGTGGATTCGTCTTCTCTCTGATGATCTGCTGTTGCATTCCAAACACGCCCGATGTTGATGCATTTAGATGCTCAGAGCAAGTCACAGAAGGTGAGGAGAAATATCCTGCTTAGGTTCAGTGGATATTCACTGTTGGCTCACACTCACGCTCTGAGGGTCTGTAAGGTGAGGCCGAGGGATGTGACAGAGCAGCAGTATAAGACGCTCTGTCctggtctctgattggctgggaCGGCTTGAGCCGTCACCGGCATCTCAGTGTGAACAGtgtcagggagggagagagggagggagggaggagtcagCAGGTTTCTCTTGCTGTCACCGCTGACTGATGCTCACCTGTATCCTGGATGGAGCGCTGAGTAAAAAGGTGAAGAAAATGGCAGTGGCACCCATGGCATGTGTCGAGGGAAGGCCGTACTCTGCGTCAACGCGTGTCTCCAGCTTCACCacagggggagacagagggCGCGGCAGCTTCAGCATGTCCTTCGTTACCTGGCCGATATACATCACGATCTAGAAGAGAGGTCACAGTACATGTGTGTTATAAACACGTCcaaattattcttatttttaagaggatagttcaggttttttcaAGTATAACCAGGTTTTCTATAATATCTTAACAATATGTTCACATCTCAACTGCAAACagctgtttgtgtcactttgtaacctctcactctc encodes:
- the sgpp2 gene encoding sphingosine-1-phosphate phosphatase 2 produces the protein FLPDTLELFTYLNGPEPVARFQRRCGLFLVEAAHYSRASTRSPADHSDKPARGRLQERRHNHSHQQQQEQEQQQQQQQEQQEQEQQQEQDNNSNYRDKDRGCVDGGCSRPQYEVRNWLLHVLFLLSSGLGHEIFYITFLPCIHWNLDPFLCRRLVSIWTIVMYIGQVTKDMLKLPRPLSPPVVKLETRVDAEYGLPSTHAMGATAIFFTFLLSAPSRIQFQFEVGLLMAATLSSLVCLSRIYTGMHSVLDVICGAFISGFLMLLTYPYWETFDRFQLTSNISPVVALVLPLFLSYTYPELGHYSTTRGDTTTILGAGAGCFVGYWVNEQLGQTFEPQRNLLPVPLPTLTVHALAVGVARFLLGVAALIGTRQIVKALSLQVLYSWYRVPKGDDSARRRREIEVPYKFATYTSVGLVNTILVNRLFMLLGLL